The nucleotide sequence taaaatttctgtctctgtctctaaaattccagtatttcagtacctccaaaaagtagggacacaggggactgaaatttttagagatgtagactgaaactttaataacattttatacctaaaatactttcatttcaattaattaattccaattttaccctttgtgcaaattaaattaaagtttcattcttgtttcaattcctgtctcccattttgcaccaaacagaatactgagatttatttcaatccctgtctcttagtctctgtctctcagtctcagtctttctgtctctgtctctctaccaaaTGCTACCTTAGTGTTTAGGAGGAATTGTTtttaagctgttgttcaagtaaattaCTTTTCCAAGAAGATttaacaagaactcaaatagaacaagGGTTATTCTTCTGATATACCCAGATCCCTAAGATGAAGAACGGAAACAaatccttgaaattgaaatcaatacattaataaaaatagattgacaatagtattaatccatggAATAAACAgatctcctaaccttaaccaaggaggtttagtggctcatgacttagaGAGAAAATTAGGGTTCTAAAAAGTGAAAAGTGTAGAATGAAATCCCTCGTAGAGAAGAGCTCCTCGAAGGGctaaatctttttccttttatatctaacataatttgatttgaaactaaaataaaataataaattttaaacctaaaagattttgtttataaataaaaataacttaaacaaaataaaatataacaattaaaagccaaatccaactaaagatgctccttTAGTGAAAGTTGATCCGTGTCATTGGCGCTAAACGTCAGATTGGGCGTTTAGCGCTCTAGTGGGCAGAAGCTCCCCCTTTGATTCTGTCTTCCTGGCGCTAGGCATTTAGCGCCCTAATGGGCAGAGAGCTTCCATTCGCTTCTAACTTGTTGGTGCTAAATGCCCAAGTTCGCGTTTAGCGCCAACTTGGCAAATTCcaaattcttctcttttcttgcacACGAACTCTGCCAAACCGATTCAGACTTCacctgaaataattaaaacactaaagtgactcaaagtagcatccaactAAGCTTCAAAgattaaaattgaattaaaacttaatatatttatatctaaaataaatagaaaataaagaaaagatgctcacgcatcagctgGCTTCTGATTTTTAATTTCATGAAATAAATCCATAATTATCTGGTTTTATCATCTACTacagttaaaaaatatttataatcttGTAGAGAAATAAGTGACATTGGCCCTCTAGATATCGATATGTATTAAATCAAAATTGTTTAAACTTATTATTTCACTAAGGGTATATGATAACCGTTTTTGCTTGGCATAATGGCAAAAGTCTCATGGTTTAGAGCAAGTAGATATAGAAAACTATACACAGGGATATATTTGCTTAATTATATCAAATTTGTTTTGTGGTACATGACCCAATCTGAAATGCCATAAATTCTCAATAGAAAAATATGAAGTTTGTGTAACCAAATTTGCTATCCTAAGATTAGAAGAAAGTATAATCTTGTCACTATGACTTTGCATATCTAGAATCCTATTACCCCTATTATATATTGTATTTTCCATGTTGTCCTTGTGTGCTAACTCTAATATAGAAAAATCTATCATGTATAATCCATGCTTTGCTCTAGCTGTGACAATCATCTTCAAAGAGGTCCGATTCTGAATCTCTCAAAGTTTGTCAGTAAAAACACATTCACAATACAGGCCTTTTGTAAAGTTTGGAAATAGATAAAATATTGAAGTTGAAACTTGGTATGTACAGCACATCCGTGAGATAAAATATAGTTGCAAATACCACAGTTCTACTTATAGTTGCAGTTGTGTGTGTTCTATCTGGTAATTTTATCAGAATTTGCCTAATATgtctaaaatttataaaaaaatacaatGAGTGTGATACATGATCAGCAGCTCCCGTATCAAGCACCCAAGAATTTGAGAAAAAAGTTTTTACTGACAATAATTGTGCAATATAAGAGCTCAAGTGTATAAGTCTCTCAAACTCTGATTGAATTGGGATTGACTATCGGCTTCCTTGTCCTGCTTGACGTTGTTGGTACTGATCTCTTTAATTCCAACAGCAATATGATTAGCCATAGCTCCGTTGCTAGTCTCTTGTGGTCATTTCGGCCTTATAGATGAGGTGAAAATCCATGTTTGTGGTAACAAGTATCCACAAGATGTCGTGCCTTGTGACAATAAGAACATGTCTTAGGTTCTGaatttcttcctcctcttccaccTCTACCTCCATGGGTTCCTCGTCTTCTTCCTCTAGAAATACTGcttgaattattgttgaaattatgAACTGAATTGGCCAAAGATGTAAAGTTCTGAGTCTCCAAATATGATCCATTAAGCTGTCTCTCTTGCTGAGTTAACAGAGGAAAAATTTCATTAATGTCTGCAAGTGACTTCATCAGCATGATTTGGGATCTCACACTTCTATACTGCTCATTCAATCCTGTTAGAAATCTCACTGCATAAGTTTCATCTCGATAATCTCTCATGGTTTCCAAGCTACACTCACATTTTTCATAGTATTCCTTGCATTGTGGAACTAGTTTGAAGCAATCAATGTCTTTTTTTCCAAATAGCCTTCAACTTGGTAAAATAATTTGTTATGCTTTAGATTTTCCTGTTTCATGGTATACAAGTATTCTTCTAATTCAGCAATTCTGTATTTGTCTCCATGATAATACATGTGCTTCAAATCAAGCCATAAATCTACAGGAATTTCATTCCAAGTAACACTCTGTGCAATTTCAACACTCAATGAAAGATTTAACCAAGAAACAACATAAGTATTATACTCATCCCATGCTACATATGCAAGATCATTCTTATCTGGTTTCACAATGGTTCCATCAATAAACCCTATCTTATTCTTTGATTTCAGTGCCAATTTCATAACTCATTGACCAGGAGTTGTAGTTCTTAACATTCAGCataattaagataataaaaactCCAGGATTCTCACCTGAATGTAGAAAGTGAACACTTATTGGATCCGCAAGCAAATTGGTACTCGATTTTGCGTTCTGTTGCTGCAAACTCGAGAGTTGGCTTAGAATGCGAGCTAAATTTCGAAGCTCACCAGCTGAAAGCTCCTGGTTCTCATGTGACCCGTGATTCCCTTAGACATTAGGTCGGAAGGAGTGTCAACCATTGACACTAATTCAATGATCTATTTGTATCCAAGAACTTCACCTCTTTCTTGATAGACGATTCTCCACACTCAACGCACCACAAAGAAATCGTGATCTGGATTTGATTTTAATGAGGaaaataagattgaaattgaagaagaagactaAGAGAAAGGGGATTTGTCATATGAACCCATACAAAACCTAAAAGAAATCGTGATCTGAATTTGATTTTAATGAAGaaaataagattgaaattgaagaagaagactaAGAGAAAGGGGATTTGTCATATGAACCCATACAAAACCTAAAATTGAAACAGAACAACTGAGTATACTCAAGTACCTATTGTTGTTATCCACTATTTATAGCTATTAGAAAATTAATCTTACTAAAACTTAACTCAATATGGTAAATAAATTAACTATGGTTATGAGGCCATTAATATTGTTAGCTTTGACCTCTaatcaaaacaaaattttctaTCATTCTAATTAAAGTTACAAAAATGAATACTATCCAAAAATTATTCAACTATAATCAATTACAGCTTGCTTTTGTGAGCCATTAGATGCCAGCTTAATATCATCTCCAACAGATGCAATGAatcaagaatattttttttttgtcaagaggGCCCCAATGATGATCTGACGAATAAATTTGTGGTTCATGAGCATCTTAACTATCTACCATCAATAAGTAGTTATAAGACTTGATAATCTTTCAAATTTTAAACCTATTAAGAATGAGTTAATATTCAAAATGACTCTTGAAATTTGACCCCAACTCAATTTAGCCCTCTAATTTTCAATTAACTTAAATTGTACCCCGAAATTTTAAGGCGTAACTCAAGTTGGCCCCTCCGTCCATTTCCATCATCGGAAAGATGACGTGACATGACTAAACGAAGTCATTTTGTTGTTTGCGCCTAAACGGCGTTattttactctctctctctctctccccccccttctcttttcttcctcctcctcaatgTTTGAACCTCCTACCACTTCATTGCGACCACCCTCAATCATACCTTCTCAACTCCCACCAccctcaccaccaccaccaccctcctCCTCACCTCTCCCTCATCCACCACTCCAATTCAGGTACAATTTGGGTCAAAGTGACTTTCCTCTTTTACCATACTTCTATTGAAATGTTTCCTGAGACTCTAAGGTAAAAAACTCTCTGGACTTCTCTTTGGAAGCTATCTCTTCCTCACAAAACAAAGGTTTTCATGTGAAAAGCTCTTCATGGCAGCTTACCCATCTTCCAGCTTCTCAACCGGTGGATACCAACAATTGAACCAATCTGTCCTTGTTGCCAAAGAAACCAAGAAGATATTATCCACTGTCTAGTCATCAGCTGTGAATACTCCTCAGAGATTTGGAGAGAAAGTACCTTGGAGTTTGTTTTGCTGGTGATGAGCGAAGAACTTTTTCACCAGTGATGGTTGAAGCTTTATGTGAACCTTTCCCAGCGACCAGATTGCAAGAAGAAGACGGAATTTGCAGCTCATCTGAGTTCAGAAATTTGAGAAATAAGGAACCTGTATCCAAATTGGAGTGGTAGATGAGGGGGAGGTGAGGAGGAGGGTGGTCGTGGTGGTCAGGGTGGTGAGGTTAGGAAGGTATGATTGAGGGTGGTGGGAGGTTCAGAcattgaggaggaggaagaaaaagagaGGGAGGAATAAAACGACGTCATCTCACGGAAAAAGACGGAAGAGCCAACTTAAATCACGCCTTAAAATTTCAGAGTATAATTTGGATCAATTGGAAATTAGAGGACTAAATTAAGTCAGGAGTCAAAATTTAGGGGTCAAAATTTAGGGATCATTTTGAGTATAACTCTAGAAATTAGGATAAGTCTTCACAGGAGATAGCTATTTATTGCTCTGTGCGGCATGTGCAGAGCAGAGTATATCATTTCCGATTCAAAGAACCTCTGATAATCATATATGCTTTTGAAGTTTAGCAACCATGGCTAACTATTAGTTCCATTTGTAGAAACAAAATAAGGAAATTATTTACCAAAATAAGCAACCACATTTAGCTTTTCCAATTAAGAAACCAATCTCACAAAGTCAATCACACTGTAAGAATACCAtcacattatatattttttatcagAGCATAAGACACCTAAGTATTCACATCAAAGACAGGAACAACAGTTCAGCTGATCATGAAACAACGGTAGGCAGTTTTTATGGTGTCGTAAGAGTATTCCCGAGTTCATTTCTCTTCCTACCAACGCATCCTGAGCTAACCAAAGAGGTTATCCAGATATCATCAGATTTTACtggttcatcatcatcattcctgTGCCAACTCCAGAAAGCATGCGTTGAGTTCACAATCTTGAGCTcgccatggccaaaactggcttCGCGGAATTCTGACCACTTTGGCTGTGGATTTATGTACCTAccaacaagaaaacataaattacatATATGTTAAGAATGATACTTTGCTTATATACACATTTCTTGGAAACTAACCTTAGCCAAGAGAATAGCAATATGTGAAAATTTTTAGTAACACAAAAAATTCTCCCAACCACCCCATTTCCCCAATATACCACCAGCATTAAAAACAAATATGTAACAACACATAACACCACTCTAATACAAGAGTATAAACGAAAAGTCAAATACAAGTTTAAGTATTTCTGACTAGGGCTAATTGAAATGAAGAAAGCGCTTGATTTGCGTTTCATTTCTATTTTCATATTCAGtgtcttttgtttttatgattttgtgaaaaaaaaaaaaagcgaaaacaataaaatatttttttttgttttcaccttctcctttttcttttttattcacgaaattctaaaaagtaaaaacaaaaaatactaaaaataaaaatgtaaacCAAACGAACCCTAAGTCTTTATATAGAGCTTCCCTAACCGTGCCCTTAATTGTTTTGCTTTATGCAGGACTTAGGACTTGTTTATTTCAAACAAACCCCAAGACACATAACCTCAATATAACTTTCTAACACATGACAAGTGATTCAAAGAATAGCCTTATATGCAATGTTTGAGTGAAGCACCATTTGACCCTTCAGAGATTAAAATGCTGACACTCGAAAAGTCCAAAAGATACTATATTCTCACATGTGGGTAAATGGCATGATCTTTGCTAAGACTAAGGAAATAGCTGAAGCTGCAGTTACTGAGTGGAGAATTGTAATGGAATCCAGGCTTTGCCTTTAGCTACTATCGGATCATCTTACCTTCTAGGGCAGTCAATCAATGTTTTCACCTTACTTAACTAGGGAGAAGATGCAGGAGGGAAAAGTAAACCTTCCCTATAGTGCTTTCTCAAGAGATTGATGTATTTGACTATTTGGCAACTTCGTCCTTAATATTAACATCCTAACAAATTAGTTTCTAAAAGATCACTTTCTAACGAATTAGTCCCTAAAAtatctttaattcatgcaaaaaCAAAACCCACTATAACTAATAAAGACAAATTCATCACCAAGGTACTACTGACGAATAAAACATCTTTTAGGGACTTATATGTCAACGGTTTTGATTTTTCGGGAATAAACTTGGTGGTTCACACGACAATGTTTATTGGAAGAGTCGAACTTACTTTGCAGCTAAGCCTTCTTTGTTTCCTCCATCACCAATTGTTATATGAACAGCACCACAAGGATCCACTCTTCCATTATACACCCGTCTCTGTCATAGAGATGAAAAATATTTTGTCAACACAATTAAAGCATACTTACAAGAGGGGAAAAATTGGAACCGCGGAAGCTTACCGAGCGTTCATAAGCATGCACATGCCCAGCAAAAACTAAATCAACACTAGCAGTGTATAGCAATGGTTCCATAGCCTTCATCATATCACTACCTTCACCTTGATGTGCCGTGTTACTATTATACCATGGAACATGAAATAACACAAGTAGCCATGGTGTCTTTTTCCTGTCCACCTTTGACAGATCTGCCTGTAGATCAGAAACAAGAGTGTCAACCCTGTTTACTGAAAACCATTttcatgaaataaaaaataaaaaaagaaaagaaaagaaaaagaggctATAACCATATACTAAGGACAGCAGGATGGGACAATTTTGTTTATCATGAAGAAATATTTCATGCAGAACACATTTCCATAGATTACATAGTGCACGAGAATATCAAGAATACCAAACAATACTGCTTTTGAGTTCCATACATTTTTGTTATTCATTACTATACAATGATACTTGTTGCATTAAGGATGTGAGAAGATAAACTCTTATATAAATACAATGTTCTAATTTTTACTTAAACCATCCgttaaataatttataataatcAGTTTTATTTTGAAGATTTATTCTCTCCATACTGCAAAAGAATTATCAAGGGTCTTCCAAATGCAAATTATGAAATTATGATTAGCTagtgaattttttattttgggaTTGCTTCAACCAACTCAAGTGTTGTTTCGAGCCGATCAAAGCAACCCTCCAAgttgccaactttgtgccccaaaTCACACGTCTCTCCTTGATCTACAACAAATAATAAATACCCAATCCTCCCATAACTAGTGCAAGAACCACAGCTATATTTATCACTTCAACCTACCATTGCATAGGAAAGTAGTTCTGGCTCAAACTAACACGAGTGAAGTGTGCCTTGTCCataatgttttcaaaatttttctaagttaccCTAATGttttatttgattcaattttACCTTCAATGTTTCAAATAAGTTTCAATTTAGCCCTATTGTTAATTTTTTACCGTTAACGGTTAGTTAAATTTTACCCTTATCGGTGGTTGATTCTACGGCTTGAATTTGTGACCCTGAGGATATACAGAGACAACTCAAATGATTTTCCAAGGCTCCCCTTCTACACATACACACACAAATTGAGTTCAAGACATGATTCTAGTGAAAGCCATATAGGGTTAACCCTAACTCCCATATGCTAATCCAATGCTTGCATTTGTCACGAGTAATTTGGACTATAAATTGCTCTATTTGACATCTTGATTAGTGTAATCACCATAACAAAGGAAGGAAGAAACAAATATGTATCTAATTTCATCACAATATCACAATGTTTgtatgtgtttttgttgaaagaTCCTGAAAGAAAATCTAGATGGAGGACAGCAGGTATGCTAATCATGGCTTTATAAATGAATGCAAGTGATTGAAATCTACAAGCATGCAACTAGAAGAAAGCTCTATCCCACAATAGGCTCAATTGACTTAATGTTATCCATAACAACATATTTGAAGAAAGGAAACTAGGATACTACGGAAATAGAAAAGAAATTTATGTCTCAACAATAAACATATAAGGATATCTAGTATATAGGACAAACAATattgattttctttctttttagttGGATCATGCATGTTATAATCACAAAATTTTATAACCAATAGCTTAGAAGAAGCCTGATCTTCTTTGGCAGAGAATCCAATACTTATACACATATCTTGATGTAGTAACTTTTAAGCATTAGAGCAACCAACTAACCTTTAGCCAACTATATTGCTCAGAGTACTCATCATAATCTGCATAGGATCCAAGCATGATAATGTGAACACCTGCAACTTCAAATGAATAATAGAGATTTGAACTCGATCCACTTTCCTCAAACGGCATCTTCCATCTGGAATTATAAGACACAAATCCATCCTTCAACAATGGTATGCTCTCCACTTCATGGTTCCCTTGAGTTACCATCCATGGTTTGGCACTAGCAAGTGGCTGCACCAACCTACCGAATGTGTCCCACCGGTGTTGGATATAATCAGCATATGCAAGGTCTCCAGGAAGTAGGTGAACATCATATTTGCATTGGTCAATGTGGCTCAACGTCGATTTTGTCCAACCGGTTTGACCCAAATCCCCAGCCACAGCAAATGTAATCGGAAATTGAGCAGGAGGAGTTTTGAGCTGGAACTCTGGACCTTGTCTGCCGCATCGGTAAAAGTACACAGAATTATGTTCTAAAGGTCCAATTAGAACATGGTGTATCTTTCCAGAGCTGTAGAGAATATAACTATACGAGGTGGTCTCCCCTTCAGCGAAAGAGTCGTATTTCCCGGGTGATGTTCCATATTCTAAAACCGAAGGTGCAGAATTATCATCCGTGATCCAAGTAACTCTAATGTGTTTGTCTCCTGACAAAGAAATGTGTACCTGAAAACAGACACTTCTTCAGTTAAGAATCTGAAACTCTATGGACTCCATAAAAAGTAACGTGCGTAAAATGGTTTGATATAATTGCTTAAAAGGAATAAGCCTTGTTCACTCTTCACATAATTATTTTCCTAGAACAAGCTACTAATTCAAGCATTAAACCAACCATTAGAAACAATTAACATTTTTTCTTTCTGTCTTCTCCTCAAGATTCTTGGCTACAAATTACAGCATTAAGCTGTTCCCCCATTTGTGCAAAGTGCAGAGGTACATCTAGATATAACACCATTTTTCCCTAATTAATCTAAGGTTAATAAGGAACATTAGCCATCAAATCAGTGGTTTTGCTGAATTtgacaacaacaaaagaaaaatcacaaaaaaaagttGCACTCAATGAGGATATAAACTTACATCACATTCTCACATGGCAACATATGTCATATAAgcaatttagaaaacaaaaaggaaaagcttTCTAAATTAAGAAATGCCACAAATACAAATACTAGGAATCTTTTTATTTAtcgggaaaaaaataaaataaaataataaagagccCAGATTCATTCAGAACCGAAAAGCAAATACCAACTaatgaaaacacaaaaaaatacaaaaaaaataaaaaaaagttatgaCATCGATCACTGATCAACCATTGAAACAAAAAAAAGGCACCAAAatgtattattaattattattatttgattgaaGAGAATAATGTGTATTGACTATTGAGTATTGACCTGCTGAGGGTATGAAGAGAGCTTTGAATCCCATGGAAGGTGTAAGGCTTTACGAGGCTGAGGTCGAACATAATCATCAGCAGTCACAGTTGCTGATGCAACAATAAAAACAGTTAGAATGAGTTTTAAGAGTGCCATTAATGTGTGCAaaacaaacaaattaaagaaaactTTCAGATTCTGGAAGAAGAGGACGACAATAATGTACTTCACGGGGATCTAATTCAATCAGGTCGGTGGATTTTGCTAACGTCACCTTTTCAAAAAGATAAATGGAAAATGAAAGcaacctcttttctttttcgccTTCTGTGCAGTGCAGTCTCTGACTAATTTGTTTTTGTAATTTTCGTAAAACAAAGACATATTTTgctaaagtatcatttttgtttctaatttttggataaattttaaagttgtttaaaatatttgaattattctatttaagtctctaacatctcaaaattgactc is from Arachis ipaensis cultivar K30076 chromosome B01, Araip1.1, whole genome shotgun sequence and encodes:
- the LOC107625152 gene encoding purple acid phosphatase 18, whose protein sequence is MALLKLILTVFIVASATVTADDYVRPQPRKALHLPWDSKLSSYPQQVHISLSGDKHIRVTWITDDNSAPSVLEYGTSPGKYDSFAEGETTSYSYILYSSGKIHHVLIGPLEHNSVYFYRCGRQGPEFQLKTPPAQFPITFAVAGDLGQTGWTKSTLSHIDQCKYDVHLLPGDLAYADYIQHRWDTFGRLVQPLASAKPWMVTQGNHEVESIPLLKDGFVSYNSRWKMPFEESGSSSNLYYSFEVAGVHIIMLGSYADYDEYSEQYSWLKADLSKVDRKKTPWLLVLFHVPWYNSNTAHQGEGSDMMKAMEPLLYTASVDLVFAGHVHAYERSRRVYNGRVDPCGAVHITIGDGGNKEGLAAKYINPQPKWSEFREASFGHGELKIVNSTHAFWSWHRNDDDEPVKSDDIWITSLVSSGCVGRKRNELGNTLTTP